A genomic segment from Saimiri boliviensis isolate mSaiBol1 chromosome 14, mSaiBol1.pri, whole genome shotgun sequence encodes:
- the BABAM1 gene encoding LOW QUALITY PROTEIN: BRISC and BRCA1-A complex member 1 (The sequence of the model RefSeq protein was modified relative to this genomic sequence to represent the inferred CDS: inserted 1 base in 1 codon), producing MEVAEPSSPTEEEEEEEEHSTEPRPRTRSNPEGAEDRAVAAQASVGSRSEGEGEAASADDGVXSTSGAGPKSWQVPPPAPEVQIRTPRVNCPEKVIICLDLSEEMSLPKLESFNGSKTNALNVSQKMIEMFVRTKHKIDKSHEFALVVVNDDTAWLSGLTSDPRELCSCLYDLETASCSTFNLEGLFSLIQQKTELPVTENVQTIPPPYVVRTILVYSRPPCQPQFSLTEPMKKMFQCPYFFFDIVYIHNGAEEKEEELSWKDMFAFMGSLDTKGTSYKYEVALAGPALELHNCMAKLLAHPLQRPCQSHASYSLLEEEDEATEVEATV from the exons ATGGAAGTGGCAGAGCCCAGTAGCCCcactgaagaggaggaggaagaagaggagcacTCGACAGAGCCTCGGCCCCGAACTCGCTCCAATCCCGAGGGGGCTGAGGACCGGGCAGTGGCGGCCCAGGCCAGTGTGGGCAGCCGCAGCgagggtgagggtgaggctgCCAGTGCTGATGATGgag ccagcacttcaggagccGGGCCTAAGTCCTGGCAGGTGCCCCCACCGGCCCCTGAGGTCCAGATTCGGACACCAAGGGTCAACTGTCCAGAGAAGGTG ATTATCTGCCTGGACCTGTCAGAGGAAATGTCACTGCCAAAGCTGGAATCATTCAACGG ctccaaAACCAACGCCCTCAACGTCTCCCAGAAGATGATAGAGATGTTCGTGCGGACAAAACACAAGATCGACAAAAGCCACGAGTTTGCGCTGGTGGTGGTGAACGACGACACGGCCTGG CTGTCTGGCCTGACCTCCGACCCCCGAGAGCTCTGCAGCTGCCTCTATGATCTGGAGACGGCCTCCTGTTCCACCTTCA ATCTGGAAGGACTTTTCAGCCTCAT CCAGCAGAAAACTGAGCTTCCGGTCACAGAGAACGTGCAGACGATTCCCCCGCCGTACGTGGTCCGCACGATCCTTGTCTACAGCCGTCCACCCTGCCAGCCCCAGTTCTCCTTGACGGAGCCCATGAAG AAAATGTTCCAGTGCCcatatttcttctttgacattGTTTACATCCACAATGGTGccgaggagaaggaggaggagctgaGCTGGAAG GACATGTTTGCCTTTATGGGCAGCCTGGATACCAAGGGGACCAGCTACAAGTATGAGGTGGCGCTGGCTGGGCCTGCCCTGGAGTTGCACAACTGCATGGCGAAACTGTTGGCTCACCCCCTGCAGCGGCCCTGCCAGAGCCATGCTTCCTACAgcctcctggaggaggaggacgaggccACTGAGGTCGAGGCCACTGTCTGA
- the ANKLE1 gene encoding ankyrin repeat and LEM domain-containing protein 1 isoform X3 → MCSTAGLAHRLREALREESSWAVEELLRRGADPNLVLEDGAAAVHLAARARDPRGLRCLGVLLRRGGDPNARSVEALTPLHVAAAWGCRRGLELLLSHGADPALRDQDGLRPLDLALQQGHVDCARVLRDLHTRTGTRTIGAETQEPEPEPEPEPGIPGLSGPPDETLDSIAQQTQPCRGDNRDMSLEADPGRPSLPVPLKIVDKDGSSASPPGHWDCSSEASFVTAFEVSGAEDPALNTPPWAGSLPRTRQGLLHVVCATQRVPRSQGTEAELNTRLQALTLTPPNAAGFQSSPSSTPLLDSMPAHSPPQTPPPGASNCHCLREDEASIDSDMATLWLTEDEASSTGGRDPVAPCQHLPVPTLCDLELLQGLRALGPDFAGHSLELAAALRTGRIPDAQADENALAQQFERPDPARRWREGVVKSSFTYLLLDPRETQDLPARAFSLTPAERLQTFVRAIFYVGKGTRARPYIHLWEALGHHGRTRKQGSRRSPTRNKGTAMEWWQAGHPLVAGAWGYTCCTVPSSSSWLRASDSFVPRTSRPGAECCGIGHPSWEEMLECSSCPVLTAAPFSGFRGVCVCVCVCVCACVLTAAFFWFQRGVCVCVCVCVCVWCREHQGRSPPGRGRTLLQMLLLER, encoded by the exons ATGTGCTCCACTGCCGGCCTGGCGCACCGGTTGCGGGAGGCGCTGCGGGAGGAGTCGTCCTG GGCGGTGGAGGAGCTGCTGCGCCGAGGGGCTGACCCTAATCTGGTGCTGGAGGACGGCGCAGCGGCCGTGCACTTGGCGGCCAGAGCCAGGGACCCGCGCGGCCTGCGCTGCCTCGGGGTCCTGCTGCGCCGAGGCGGGGACCCCAACGCTCG ATCTGTCGAGGCGCTGACACCGCTGCATGTGGCCGCCGCCTGGGGCTGTCGCCGCGGCCTGGAGCTGCTGCTGAGCCACGGAGCGGACCCGGCGCTGCGCGACCAG GACGGTCTCCGGCCGCTGGACCTGGCCTTGCAGCAGGGACACGTGGACTGCGCGAGAGTCCTGCGGGATCTCCACACGCGGACCGGGACCCGGACGATCGGGGCAGAGACCCaggagccggagccggagccggagccggagcctGGCA TCCCGGGCCTCTCTGGACCTCCCGATGAGACGCTGGATTCCATCGCTCAACAAACGCAGCCATGCAGAGGTGACAACAGGGACATGAGCTTGGAGGCTGACCCCGGACGCCCCAGCCTCCCTGTTCCCCTTAAAATTGTGGACAAAGATGGGAGCTCAGCATCCCCTCCAGGGCACTGGGATTGCAGCTCCGAGGCCTCTTTCGTCACTGCATTTGAGGTCTCTGGAGCCGAGGACCCAGCCTTGAACACTCCCCCCTGGGCTGGTTCATTGCCACGGACCAGGCAGGGGCTTCTGCATGTTGTCTGTGCCACCCAGAGGGTACCTAGGTCTCAGGGCACAGAGGCAGAACTGAATACCCGTCTGCAGGCGCTGACTCTGACCCCACCAAATGCTGCTGGCTTCCagtcctccccctcctccacgCCTCTCCTGGACAGCATGCCTGCTCATAGCCCCCCACAGACACCACCCCCTGGAGCCTCTAACTGCCACTGCCTTCGGGAGGACGAGGCATCCATTGATAGTGACATGGCCACGCTCTGGCTGACAGAGGACGAGGCAAGCTCTACAGGTGGCAGGGACCCTGTTGCCCCTTGTCAGCACCTGCCAGTGCCCACGCTGTGTGACCTGGAGTTGCTGCAAGGGCTCCGAGCGCTTG GCCCAGACTTTGCAGGGCACAGCCTTGAACTGGCTGCAGCCCTGCGGACCGGCCGTATTCCAGATGCCCAGGCAGACGAAAACGCATTGGCCCAGCAGTTTGAGCGGCCAgatcctgccaggaggtggcggGAGGGGGTCGTGAAGTCTAGCTTCACGTATCTGCTGCTGGACCCCAG GGAGACTCAGGATCTGCCAGCCCGAGCCTTCTCACTGACCCCAGCTGAGCGCCTCCAGACCTTCGTCCGTGCCATCTTCTACGTGGGCAAGGGGACGAGGGCCCGGCCGTATATCCACCTCTGGGAAGCCCTTGGTCACCATGGGCGGACAAGAAAACAG GGATCCAGACGCTCACCAACCAGAAACAAGGGCACTGCTATGGAGTGGTGGCAGGCTGGCCACCCGCTCGTCGCCGGCGCTTGGGGGTACACCTGCTGCACCGTGCCCTCCTCGTCTTCCTGGCTGAGGGCGAGCGACAGCTTCGTCCCCAGGACATCCAGGCCCGGGGCTGAGTGCTGCGGAATTGGCCATCCATCCTGGGAAGAAATGTTGGAATGTTCCAGCTGCCCCGTGCTGACAGCAGCCCCTTTCTCTGGTttcagaggggtgtgtgtgtgtgtgtgtgtgtgtgtgtgtgcgtgcgtgctgACAGCAGCCTTCTTCTGGTttcagaggggtgtgtgtgtgtgtgtgtgtgtgtgtgtgtgtgtgtggtgcaggGAGCACCAGGGCAGATCTCCCCCAGGCCGAGGGAGGACTTTGTTACAGATGTTACTGCTGGAGAGGTGA
- the ANKLE1 gene encoding ankyrin repeat and LEM domain-containing protein 1 isoform X1: MCSTAGLAHRLREALREESSWAVEELLRRGADPNLVLEDGAAAVHLAARARDPRGLRCLGVLLRRGGDPNARSVEALTPLHVAAAWGCRRGLELLLSHGADPALRDQDGLRPLDLALQQGHVDCARVLRDLHTRTGTRTIGAETQEPEPEPEPEPGIPGLSGPPDETLDSIAQQTQPCRGDNRDMSLEADPGRPSLPVPLKIVDKDGSSASPPGHWDCSSEASFVTAFEVSGAEDPALNTPPWAGSLPRTRQGLLHVVCATQRVPRSQGTEAELNTRLQALTLTPPNAAGFQSSPSSTPLLDSMPAHSPPQTPPPGASNCHCLREDEASIDSDMATLWLTEDEASSTGGRDPVAPCQHLPVPTLCDLELLQGLRALGENPGPITPFTRQFYLQRLQETQIVPGPDFAGHSLELAAALRTGRIPDAQADENALAQQFERPDPARRWREGVVKSSFTYLLLDPRETQDLPARAFSLTPAERLQTFVRAIFYVGKGTRARPYIHLWEALGHHGRTRKQACPKVRHILDIWASGCGVVSLHCFQHVVAVEAYTREACIVEALGIQTLTNQKQGHCYGVVAGWPPARRRRLGVHLLHRALLVFLAEGERQLRPQDIQARG, from the exons ATGTGCTCCACTGCCGGCCTGGCGCACCGGTTGCGGGAGGCGCTGCGGGAGGAGTCGTCCTG GGCGGTGGAGGAGCTGCTGCGCCGAGGGGCTGACCCTAATCTGGTGCTGGAGGACGGCGCAGCGGCCGTGCACTTGGCGGCCAGAGCCAGGGACCCGCGCGGCCTGCGCTGCCTCGGGGTCCTGCTGCGCCGAGGCGGGGACCCCAACGCTCG ATCTGTCGAGGCGCTGACACCGCTGCATGTGGCCGCCGCCTGGGGCTGTCGCCGCGGCCTGGAGCTGCTGCTGAGCCACGGAGCGGACCCGGCGCTGCGCGACCAG GACGGTCTCCGGCCGCTGGACCTGGCCTTGCAGCAGGGACACGTGGACTGCGCGAGAGTCCTGCGGGATCTCCACACGCGGACCGGGACCCGGACGATCGGGGCAGAGACCCaggagccggagccggagccggagccggagcctGGCA TCCCGGGCCTCTCTGGACCTCCCGATGAGACGCTGGATTCCATCGCTCAACAAACGCAGCCATGCAGAGGTGACAACAGGGACATGAGCTTGGAGGCTGACCCCGGACGCCCCAGCCTCCCTGTTCCCCTTAAAATTGTGGACAAAGATGGGAGCTCAGCATCCCCTCCAGGGCACTGGGATTGCAGCTCCGAGGCCTCTTTCGTCACTGCATTTGAGGTCTCTGGAGCCGAGGACCCAGCCTTGAACACTCCCCCCTGGGCTGGTTCATTGCCACGGACCAGGCAGGGGCTTCTGCATGTTGTCTGTGCCACCCAGAGGGTACCTAGGTCTCAGGGCACAGAGGCAGAACTGAATACCCGTCTGCAGGCGCTGACTCTGACCCCACCAAATGCTGCTGGCTTCCagtcctccccctcctccacgCCTCTCCTGGACAGCATGCCTGCTCATAGCCCCCCACAGACACCACCCCCTGGAGCCTCTAACTGCCACTGCCTTCGGGAGGACGAGGCATCCATTGATAGTGACATGGCCACGCTCTGGCTGACAGAGGACGAGGCAAGCTCTACAGGTGGCAGGGACCCTGTTGCCCCTTGTCAGCACCTGCCAGTGCCCACGCTGTGTGACCTGGAGTTGCTGCAAGGGCTCCGAGCGCTTGGTGAGAATCCTGGCCCCATCACACCCTTCACCCGGCAGTTCTACCTCCAACGGCTGCAGGAAACCCAGATTGTCCCTG GCCCAGACTTTGCAGGGCACAGCCTTGAACTGGCTGCAGCCCTGCGGACCGGCCGTATTCCAGATGCCCAGGCAGACGAAAACGCATTGGCCCAGCAGTTTGAGCGGCCAgatcctgccaggaggtggcggGAGGGGGTCGTGAAGTCTAGCTTCACGTATCTGCTGCTGGACCCCAG GGAGACTCAGGATCTGCCAGCCCGAGCCTTCTCACTGACCCCAGCTGAGCGCCTCCAGACCTTCGTCCGTGCCATCTTCTACGTGGGCAAGGGGACGAGGGCCCGGCCGTATATCCACCTCTGGGAAGCCCTTGGTCACCATGGGCGGACAAGAAAACAG GCCTGCCCCAAAGTGCGTCACATCTTGGACATCTGGGCCAGTGGTTGTGGCGTTGTCTCCCTACATTGCTTCCAGCACGTGGTCGCTGTGGAGGCTTATACGCGGGAGGCGTGTATTGTGGAAGCCCTAG GGATCCAGACGCTCACCAACCAGAAACAAGGGCACTGCTATGGAGTGGTGGCAGGCTGGCCACCCGCTCGTCGCCGGCGCTTGGGGGTACACCTGCTGCACCGTGCCCTCCTCGTCTTCCTGGCTGAGGGCGAGCGACAGCTTCGTCCCCAGGACATCCAGGCCCGGGGCTGA
- the ANKLE1 gene encoding ankyrin repeat and LEM domain-containing protein 1 isoform X2, with product MCSTAGLAHRLREALREESSWAVEELLRRGADPNLVLEDGAAAVHLAARARDPRGLRCLGVLLRRGGDPNARSVEALTPLHVAAAWGCRRGLELLLSHGADPALRDQDGLRPLDLALQQGHVDCARVLRDLHTRTGTRTIGAETQEPEPEPEPEPGIPGLSGPPDETLDSIAQQTQPCRGDNRDMSLEADPGRPSLPVPLKIVDKDGSSASPPGHWDCSSEASFVTAFEVSGAEDPALNTPPWAGSLPRTRQGLLHVVCATQRVPRSQGTEAELNTRLQALTLTPPNAAGFQSSPSSTPLLDSMPAHSPPQTPPPGASNCHCLREDEASIDSDMATLWLTEDEASSTGGRDPVAPCQHLPVPTLCDLELLQGLRALGPDFAGHSLELAAALRTGRIPDAQADENALAQQFERPDPARRWREGVVKSSFTYLLLDPRETQDLPARAFSLTPAERLQTFVRAIFYVGKGTRARPYIHLWEALGHHGRTRKQACPKVRHILDIWASGCGVVSLHCFQHVVAVEAYTREACIVEALGIQTLTNQKQGHCYGVVAGWPPARRRRLGVHLLHRALLVFLAEGERQLRPQDIQARG from the exons ATGTGCTCCACTGCCGGCCTGGCGCACCGGTTGCGGGAGGCGCTGCGGGAGGAGTCGTCCTG GGCGGTGGAGGAGCTGCTGCGCCGAGGGGCTGACCCTAATCTGGTGCTGGAGGACGGCGCAGCGGCCGTGCACTTGGCGGCCAGAGCCAGGGACCCGCGCGGCCTGCGCTGCCTCGGGGTCCTGCTGCGCCGAGGCGGGGACCCCAACGCTCG ATCTGTCGAGGCGCTGACACCGCTGCATGTGGCCGCCGCCTGGGGCTGTCGCCGCGGCCTGGAGCTGCTGCTGAGCCACGGAGCGGACCCGGCGCTGCGCGACCAG GACGGTCTCCGGCCGCTGGACCTGGCCTTGCAGCAGGGACACGTGGACTGCGCGAGAGTCCTGCGGGATCTCCACACGCGGACCGGGACCCGGACGATCGGGGCAGAGACCCaggagccggagccggagccggagccggagcctGGCA TCCCGGGCCTCTCTGGACCTCCCGATGAGACGCTGGATTCCATCGCTCAACAAACGCAGCCATGCAGAGGTGACAACAGGGACATGAGCTTGGAGGCTGACCCCGGACGCCCCAGCCTCCCTGTTCCCCTTAAAATTGTGGACAAAGATGGGAGCTCAGCATCCCCTCCAGGGCACTGGGATTGCAGCTCCGAGGCCTCTTTCGTCACTGCATTTGAGGTCTCTGGAGCCGAGGACCCAGCCTTGAACACTCCCCCCTGGGCTGGTTCATTGCCACGGACCAGGCAGGGGCTTCTGCATGTTGTCTGTGCCACCCAGAGGGTACCTAGGTCTCAGGGCACAGAGGCAGAACTGAATACCCGTCTGCAGGCGCTGACTCTGACCCCACCAAATGCTGCTGGCTTCCagtcctccccctcctccacgCCTCTCCTGGACAGCATGCCTGCTCATAGCCCCCCACAGACACCACCCCCTGGAGCCTCTAACTGCCACTGCCTTCGGGAGGACGAGGCATCCATTGATAGTGACATGGCCACGCTCTGGCTGACAGAGGACGAGGCAAGCTCTACAGGTGGCAGGGACCCTGTTGCCCCTTGTCAGCACCTGCCAGTGCCCACGCTGTGTGACCTGGAGTTGCTGCAAGGGCTCCGAGCGCTTG GCCCAGACTTTGCAGGGCACAGCCTTGAACTGGCTGCAGCCCTGCGGACCGGCCGTATTCCAGATGCCCAGGCAGACGAAAACGCATTGGCCCAGCAGTTTGAGCGGCCAgatcctgccaggaggtggcggGAGGGGGTCGTGAAGTCTAGCTTCACGTATCTGCTGCTGGACCCCAG GGAGACTCAGGATCTGCCAGCCCGAGCCTTCTCACTGACCCCAGCTGAGCGCCTCCAGACCTTCGTCCGTGCCATCTTCTACGTGGGCAAGGGGACGAGGGCCCGGCCGTATATCCACCTCTGGGAAGCCCTTGGTCACCATGGGCGGACAAGAAAACAG GCCTGCCCCAAAGTGCGTCACATCTTGGACATCTGGGCCAGTGGTTGTGGCGTTGTCTCCCTACATTGCTTCCAGCACGTGGTCGCTGTGGAGGCTTATACGCGGGAGGCGTGTATTGTGGAAGCCCTAG GGATCCAGACGCTCACCAACCAGAAACAAGGGCACTGCTATGGAGTGGTGGCAGGCTGGCCACCCGCTCGTCGCCGGCGCTTGGGGGTACACCTGCTGCACCGTGCCCTCCTCGTCTTCCTGGCTGAGGGCGAGCGACAGCTTCGTCCCCAGGACATCCAGGCCCGGGGCTGA